A window of Coraliomargarita sinensis genomic DNA:
CAGTTGCTTGCCATAGTCCTCGTTGCCCGCATCGTTCCAGCCTTGAAACCAGACCAGGCCGGCCAGTTCATAACCCACTTCCGGATTATAATCAGGATGGTATTTGCCGGGGTCAGCCAGCACCTCGCGGATGTGACCCAGCGCCCAGCGCAGGCGATCGCCCATGGGCTTGTCGTCGGTCGCCAGTGAGGGCGGACGCCAGTCAGTATGCAAGCTGGTGCCTCCCCAAGCGCATTTGACCAGCAGCACCGGACCATCGACCAGATCCTCGAAACTGATACCGAAGGGATATTCGGGACCAACACGGGACGGGCCTTTACCGTAGCCAATGGTCAACGGGCCGTGAGTCACAGAGCTGTACTGCACCCCTGCATCCTTCACTTTCTTTCCGGCCACCTCGCCGAAAGCCGTGATGTAGGTCCGCTTGGCAATCGGCAGGTTGATGGCATCCTCCAGCAACTTGGCATGCTCCAGGCGGTTCTCCGCCTTCGGCCGGGGACTCCCGGCAAGTTGTTTTTCCAGGGCGAGATAATCCTCCGCTGTTGCTCCGTTGAGAAACAAATCGCGCACGCGCTTGAGATCGCCCGCGATCCCCTCATCGCGCTTGGCGATCAACTGCAGTGCCTTCTCCGGGTGAAGCTTGTTCTCCGGTGACTCGATGTGTTCGGCCATGCGCTTGTAGAGACCCGCTTCCTCCGCCTTTTGATGGAGGAAGATGGTCATGAACTGTCTCGTACCCATGCCTTTGAATTGTTCTTGAAGCTGGGGAGGCGGACCCCATTCGTTTGTGTTCCAATCGTTGTTCTCGAGCGTCTTCCCTTCTTTTTCAGCCCTGCGGCTGAAATTATCATAATACCTCGAGCGCCAGAGCCGTCGCAGTTCACTGCGCTCCTCAATCAGGGCCTTGCCCCTGGCGTTGTACGCCTCTGAGCCCGTGGCAAAACGGATTCCCGACCAGTAGAACTCCTTCCAGTTGAAATAGCGACTCTTCGCAGTCGCCGTCCTGGCGGGCGGAACATACACTGGCTGGGTCAGGTACCAGCCCGTCCCGGGATGGAAGTGGCCCACCATGTTCGACTGCCCCATCAGGAAGACGATCTTCAGTTTTTCCCCCTGACCTGGTGCTTCATTCGCCGAGAGCATTGGGGCCGTCACAAGCAGAGCCAGACAGGCGGGTGAGAGTTTTCGGAATCGTTGAATCACATTTTTTAGCATACTATTATATCATTATTTGTGGAGCCGCCCCGAACAAACCGGAAGGAAGCAAGGTCAATCCGGATTAGGAAAAAAGACGTTGATATTGCCTCACACGGATTCGGATTTTGGGTTTCATTTGCGCCAGCCTTCAGTCGCCCACTTTCACTGGGACTATCAGCCCGTCGTCCGCCGCATCATGCGCTGGGTCAATAACATGGCTCGTGGGATCGGCGACCGGCGCAGCAGCTTTACCAAGGCTGAATTTATAGATGGAGTCACCATTGGTCCGCCGCCTGAAGGATAAAATACTATGATCGGACTTCTTACAGCCTAAGCCGACTGCTCGCGGATCGTGGCGAAGGCCTTGCCCACTTGGTCGATTTCGGTCCACCTGCCCTCGATCTCGATAGGTCCCTGATAGCCGCCCTGGCGAAGTGCCTTGAAATAGGGGCGGAAGTCCTGCCCCTCAATCCCCGGAACGGTGCGCCCCCTGGACTCGGCGATTTCCACCATCTCGACAAGATGTGCATACTTCTGAAAATACTTGGGTGGATCCTGCATACTGGAACTGTGGTAAATATCGGCCAAGGCACGTATGTGCGGATGGTTGACCTCGGTCACAATCTCGCCGACTTCATGGAAGCGGCTAAGATAATTGCATTCCCGCTCCTGCAGGTTCTCGACCGCGACGATCATGCCCTCGTCCCCGGCGATGTCCCCCATCCGTTGAAGCAGAGCGATGAACTGCTCGTCGGCCTGAGCCTTGCTCCAGCCTTCGGGAATCC
This region includes:
- a CDS encoding sialate O-acetylesterase, with the translated sequence MIQRFRKLSPACLALLVTAPMLSANEAPGQGEKLKIVFLMGQSNMVGHFHPGTGWYLTQPVYVPPARTATAKSRYFNWKEFYWSGIRFATGSEAYNARGKALIEERSELRRLWRSRYYDNFSRRAEKEGKTLENNDWNTNEWGPPPQLQEQFKGMGTRQFMTIFLHQKAEEAGLYKRMAEHIESPENKLHPEKALQLIAKRDEGIAGDLKRVRDLFLNGATAEDYLALEKQLAGSPRPKAENRLEHAKLLEDAINLPIAKRTYITAFGEVAGKKVKDAGVQYSSVTHGPLTIGYGKGPSRVGPEYPFGISFEDLVDGPVLLVKCAWGGTSLHTDWRPPSLATDDKPMGDRLRWALGHIREVLADPGKYHPDYNPEVGYELAGLVWFQGWNDAGNEDYGKQLVHFIKDFRQAVKAPELPVICGLLGHQAWAFNSFNGEVNSGMLHAAEHPELKGRVDLVNTLKYFPVELGMKQSVAAAYGKESEAYREAERIIGRATSKDPTHYHGAAKFAYLTGDAMARKLVNLLQGSTPSIHQEAKAIQDKN
- a CDS encoding sugar phosphate isomerase/epimerase family protein, with amino-acid sequence MKEPTNNPLERRKFIQSGLVAGLGLPFFGCQSLAGNKASKGPLFTKFGINAPLAKAAAVAEQGAEFLLLRVDRFLKPKEPVEAFEKELRQLEKSPIPALSCNNFLKGPELRSVGPEAKMENILKFSKTAFQRAKRAGVQRIIFGSSASRRIPEGWSKAQADEQFIALLQRMGDIAGDEGMIVAVENLQERECNYLSRFHEVGEIVTEVNHPHIRALADIYHSSSMQDPPKYFQKYAHLVEMVEIAESRGRTVPGIEGQDFRPYFKALRQGGYQGPIEIEGRWTEIDQVGKAFATIREQSA